In Desulfofustis limnaeus, the genomic stretch ACCATGAACTCAATCAGCCGCTTGCCGCTATCCGCAGCTATGCCGACAATGCCAGGCAATTTTTAGAGAAGGGGCGGTCCGTCGAGGCGGTGTGGAATATGGCACAGATCAGTGAATTGACCGATCGTATGGCCCAGATCGGTATTCAGCTCAAGGAGTTCTCGCGCAAAAGCAGCGGCAAGCTGGAGACGGTGCCGTTGCATGGGGCCGTAGACGGAGCTTTGGAACTGTTGGCGTCGACCATTAAAAAGCACGGTGTTGCCATTGAGGTGTCGATCGAGCCCGAGCACCTCGAAGTATCTGCCAACCAGGTGCTATTGCAGCAGGTGCTGGTCAACATCCTCAACAACGCTATTCAGGCCATGGAGGACAGGGATCAACGGGCAATCGTAATCCAGGCTCGGTGCGATGAACAGCGGGTTACCATCTCTGTTCAGGATTCCGGCCCGGGTATTGCCGCGGAGCATCAGAAGCGAATCTTCGATCCGTTCTTCACCACCAAGAAACCGGGCCAAGGATTGGGGCTCGGTTTAACCATCAGCAAACGAATTCTCAAAGAGATGAGCGGAGACATCACCATTCTTCCGTCATCCCAGGGAGCCTTGTTCGTTATTTCCCTTCTGTCATCATCTCATTATGAAACCGCTGCATAAAGTTATTTTCATCGACGACGAGAAACATATCCGCCTGGCCAATACGCAGACCCTGGAACTTGCCGATCTGCAGGTCCACAGTTACGAGACGGCGGAGGACGCGTTGCCGTTGGTCGACTATGATTGGCCGGGAGTCATTGTCTGTGACATCAGGCTGCCGGGGATGGATGGTCTGCAGTTCATGGCCACGGTGCGCACCATCGACCCCGATCTGCCGGTAATCCTCATTACCGGGCATGGCGATATATCCACCGCCGTCAAGGCGATGCGTGATGGGGCGTATGATTTTATCGAAAAACCCTACAGCTCCGAACGGATGGTGAAAACGGTGCAGCGGGCGCTGGAAAAAAGGGGATTGACGCTGGAAAACCGGGTGCTGCGCCGCGAGTTGGAGGCACACAGTGCCCCGGGGCCGCGAATCATCGGCAAGACCCCGGAAATGGAGGCCCTGCGGGCCACCATAGCCCAGATTGCCGACACTGGCGCCGATGTGTTGATTCTCGGGGAAACGGGAACCGGCAAGGAACTGGTGGCTCGTTCGCTGCACGAACAGAGCCGCCGGAGATCGAAGAACTTTGTGGCGCTCAATTGCGGTGCGGTCAGCGATTCGCTCATTGAAAGCGAATTGTTCGGTCACGAGGCCGGGGCTTTTACCGATGCCAGGGAACAACGGGTCGGCAAATTCGAGTATGCCAACGGTGGCACCCTCTTTCTTGATGAGATCGAATCAATGCCGTTGCGTGTCCAGGTGCACCTGCTGCGCACCCTTCAGGAGCGCACCGTGGAACGGCTCGGGTCGAATCGCTCCATTTTGCTTGATCTGCGTGTGGTCGCCGCCGCTAAATCAGATCTCAAGCTATTGGCCAGACAAGAGAAATTCAGGGAAGACCTCTATTACCGGCTGAGTGTCGTGCGTTTGCGGTTGCCGCCGCTGCGCGATCGGCGAGAGGATATTCCCTTGTTGTTCCGCCATTTTGTTTTGGTGGCTGCGCATCGTTATCAGCAGGAGGCGCCGTTGCCGGATAACAGCCAGATCAACGCGCTGATGGCCTATTCATGGCCGGGCAATGTCCGCGAACTGCGTAATGTGGCAGAGCGGTATGTCCTTCTGGGTGCTCAACATGGCTGGCAAGTGGAGCGGTTGATGAGCGGCGGACCGATTCAGGGTGATGCGCGCAGCCTCGCCCAGCAGGTGGAGCGGTTTGAACGGAGCCTGATTGAACAGGCGTTGTCGGCCAGCAACGGCTCCATCAAAAAAACTATGGATATCCTCTCCATTCCGCGTAAAACCCTGTCAGACAAAATGCGTAAATACGGCCTCGATAAAAGCGACTTCAAAGACTGATCCACGGTCAACCTCCGGCCACTGGCCGGTCATGATTCTGGCGGATTTCCCCGGGCATACCGACGGCAATTGGTGGATTTCCGCCAATTGCCGTCGGTGCGATCGCCACCATCCTCGAAAATATCGAGTTTTCATTTTTGATAGACTACAGGTCCGATCTTTGCATGAGAAATCCTGTTTCACCGACCTGCGGCAACGGGCACTCTCCGCTTGCCGCCCCCTGTGTCGGCTGCAGATGACGTTGTCTCCGCAGATGCAGGGAGATGGATAACCCATTACTTTGAGGAGGAGTTGTTATGTTGCGAAAGGTTTCCAAAATTCTTGCCCTTACTGCGGTTTCAAGCATGCTGGCGATCGGTTCGGCGTTTGCGGCCCCGATCACCATCAAGTTTGCCCATGTGGTGGCCGAGAATACACCGAAAGGCCAGGCTGCCAACAAATTCCGCGACCTGGTTGCCGAGCGGATGGGCGATAAGGTGGTGGTGGAGGTATTTCCCAACTCCCAGCTGTTTGGCGACGACACCGTCCTCGAAGCCATGGCCCTTGGCGATGTTCAGTTGGCCGCTCCGAGTCTGTCGAAGTTCGACCGCTACACCAAATCACTGCAGTTGTACGATCTGCCCTTCCTGTTTAATGACATGGCCGCTGCCGAGCGTTTTCAACAGAGCGAGGTCGGCAATGAGTTGTTGATGTCCATGGCTGACAAGGGGTTGATCGGTCTTGGTTATATTCACAACGGGCTCAAGCAGATCTCCGCCCACAAGCCGCTGCGGGTTCCTGAAGATGCGAAAGGGCTCAAATTCCGCATCCAGGCCTCCAATGTGTTGGCTGCTCAGTTCGATGCTCTCGGCGCCATGCCGCTGAAAAAGCCGTTCTCCGAGGTCTTCACGCTGCTGCAGACCAAGGCCATCGACGGTCAGGAGAATACCTGGTCGAATATGTACTCGCAGAAGTTCTTCGAGGTGCAGCCCTACATCACCGAGTCCGACCATGGTCTGATCGATTATCTGGTTGTTACCTCCACCGAGTTCTGGGAAGGGCTGCCCGAAGACCTGCGGCCGGAGATCAAGAAAGCCCTCGACGACGGTATCGCCTTCGGTAACGACGTGGCAGCTGAAAAGGAAAACAGCGACAAGCAGCGGATCATCGACTCTGGACGGTCCGAGGTCATCACGCTGACCCCTGAACAGCGTGCCCTGTGGGTCGAGGCCATGAAACCGGTGTGGCAGAAGTTTGAGGAAGAAATCGGCAAGGATCTGATCGACGCCGCTTACGCAGCTAATCAGCAGTAACCATTCAGTATATTGAGAGAAAAACTGCTGGCTGAGGGCAGGCAACTCGTACGCGGGGGCCTGCCCTCTATCATGTCCTCCGATTTTTCTTGAGAGGTCGGTAATGTTCTTGAGAGTGTTAAGTAAAATTGAAGAAGGGATCATCGCCTTTTTTCTGGTCTCCATGACCCTGCTGGTGTTCATCGATGTGGTCATGCGCTTCGGCTTCAGCAAAGCGTGGATCTGGTCGCAGGAACTGACCTTGCATTTGTGTGCCTGGATGGTCCTGTTCGGGGCCTCGTACTGTTTGAAGCTGGGTGCCCATATCGGCATGGATGCGTTCGTCAAGCTGTTCCCGCGGCTGGGGCGCAAGATCTTCACCGCGATCGGCTGCGTGTTGAGTCTGGTCTACTGCGGTCTGATCATCTACGGTGCGTGGATCTATCTCGGCAAGATGAAAAAGCTCGGCATCAGCCTGGAAGACCTGCGTTTCATCCCGACCTGGGTGGCTCACAGCATCCTGTTGATCGGTTTTGTTTTTCTTGGCATCAGGCTGCTGACCCTGCTCTGGTCGGTCGCTTTCGGCAGTACCGAGGTATTTCGTGACTCCGATGAAGCACAGGAGAGCATGGAGATTGTCGAGCAGTTGAGAGGAGAGGAGGGCAAGGCATGACCACCGCTGCATTGTTTATCATTTTGTTCGCCTGCATGCTTATTGGCATGCCGATCGCTTTGGCACTCGGTCTCTCCAGCATCACGACCATCCTGTTTTTTTCAAACGATTCGCTGGCGTCGATTTCTCTGAAATTGTTAGAGGCCATGTCGAAACATTACACCCTGTTGGCCATCCCGTTTTTCATCCTGTCGTCGGCCTTTTTGTCCACCGGTGGCGTGGCCAAACGCATCATCCGCTTTGCCACCAGCCTGGTCGGCCATATTAAGGGTGGGGTGGCCATGGCCTCGGTTGTGGCCTGCATGATCTTTGCCGCCGTTTCCGGCTCGTCGCCGGCCACTGTCGCCGCCATTGGCAGCATCTGCATCGGCGGCATGATCAAGATCGGTTATCCGCAGAGTTTCGGCGCCGGTGTTATCGGTACAGCCGGCACCCTGGGGATCCTGATCCCGCCCTCCATCGTCATGCTCGTCTATTCGGCAGCCACCGAGGTGTCGGCCGCCCGGATGTTCATGGCCGGTTTTCTGCCCGGCCTGTTCGTCGGTCTCGTTTTGATGATCGTTATTTACGTCTATGCCCATATAAGAAAATTGCCGAGTCTTCCGTTTGCCGGCTTCAAAGAGATTTTTCTTTCCGGCTGGAGTGCCCTTGGCGGTTTGATGCTGATTATTATCGTCCTCGGATCCATCTACGGTGGTATCGCCAGCCCCACCGAAGCGGCCGCCGTGTCCGCCGTCTATGCCTTTGGCGTGGCCTGTTTCGGCTATCGCGACATGGGCCCGATGAAGAAACAGCCCTGGTTCAAACCCGGTGAGTCCTACCCGACGGCCCTGATCCGCAATACCTGGCAGATGACGACAGCCCTGCCTCGGTGCGTTTTCGACAAGGACGTCAACAAGGTACTGATGGATGCCTCGCGAGTGAGCATCATGCTGCTGTTCATCATCGCCAACGCCATGCTCTTCGCCCATGTGTTGACCACCGAGCGTATCCCGCACCATATCGCCTCGATTATCGTCGAACTCGGTTTGTCGCCCTGGATGTTCCTGGTGGTCGTCAACCTGCTGCTGCTGGCCGCCGGCAATTTCATGGAGCCGTCGGCGATCCTGCTGATCATGGCCCCGATCCTCTTTCCCATTGCCTTGCAGCTCGGCATCGACCCGATTCATCTGGGCATCGTCATGGTCGTCAATATGGAGATCGGTATGTTGACCCCGCCGGTGGGCCTCAACCTCTTCGTCTTGTCGGGAATAACCGGCAATTCCATGGGGTGGGCGATTCGCGCGGCTTTACCTTGGCTGCTGATCATGCTCCTCTGTTTGATCGTCATCACCTACGTACCGCAGATTTCCCTGTTCCTTCCGGAGTACATCGACAAACTGAAGGGCTTCTGATAGGATAGCTGAATACCGGGCGGATGGCTGGTTCCTCCGCCCGGTGAGGTGGTGCGTCACCGCAGCGAGGGTGATGGCGCCGGTTTAAGGGGGAGTCGGGGTTCGGTCGCCGAATATCTCTTTATCATCTGCTGAGGAGTTATCGTCATGTTGCCGGAATTCAAAACGATTTTGTATGCCAGTGATCTCGGTGAGCATACCCGGCCGGTATTTCGGACGGCCCAGAGTCTTGCCCGAAAATATGAGGCAAATATTATCATGGTGCACGTGGTCGAACCGATGACGGCGACCGTCCAGGCGGTGGTGGAGACCTACCTGACCGAGGTGGATGCAAAAAAAGTGTTTCAGGACAACATGCGGTCGGTGTTGCAGACCATGAAGGCTCGACTCAAGAAGTTTTGTGACGAAGAATTGAAGAGTCAGAATCTTCAGGAGATCAGGGTCAAGGAGATGCTTGTCATCAGCGGCCGACCCAGTGAGGAAATCATCAAGGCCGCGCAGAAACACAAGGCCGATCTGATCGTCATGGGCAAATCGACGCGCCGCATCTTCGGCACCGATATCGTCGGGTCCACGGCCCGGCGGGTACCGCGTTACTCCACCATTCCGGTGGTGATCGTACCGAACAACTGACGGAACGTGGCATGGATCTGCCGGAAATTGATGTGGTCCTGGCCTCGCCGCGCGGTTTCTGCGCCGGCGTGGTGCGGGCCATTGAAACGGTAAAACTGACGCTGCAGGTGCAAGGGGCGCCGGTCTACGTGCTCCACGAGATCGTGCATAACCGCCACGTCATCGCCGAACTGGAGCAGTTAGGCGCCCGTTTTGTCAAGAACCTGGGCGATATTCCCCAAGGGGCAAGCTGCATCTTCAGCGCCCACGGCGTCTCGGCAGAGACGGAGCGCAAGGCTGCCGCACTCGGCCTGCAGACCATCGATGCCACCTGTCCGATCGTGACCGGGATTCATCGGCTCGTGGAGAAATACTACGGCCAGGGCTATGATGTGGTGATTATCGGTCATCACGGCCACCCGGAGGTGGTCGGGACGGCCGGTCGAGTCGAGAGACGGGTGCACGTGGTGGCCAGCGAAGAGGAAGCCCGGGAACTGGTGGTGGCCGATCCCGATCGGGTGGCCTATGTTACCCAGACAACCTTGAGCCAGTACGACGTCGCCGCCATCAGATCGATTCTCGTCCAACGCTTCCCCGGGATCAAGGGGCCGGCCCAGTCGAATATCTGTTACGCCACCCAGAATCGGCAGGATGCCGTGCGCCAACTGGCCGAGCGTGCCGATGTGATCTTCGTGGTCGGCTCGAAAAACAGCTCCAACTCGAACCGGCTGCAGGAGGTGGCTTCCGGCGCCGGCAGTCGCAGCTACCTGATCGACGATCGGGATGACCTGCAAGCGGATTGGCTTATCGGGGCGCAGACGGTTGGCATTACCGCCGGCGCCTCGGCCCCGGAACGGCTAGTGGAAGGGGTGCTCGATTGGCTTGGCGAGCAGGCGATCATCATCTCGGTATCCGAGTTTTTCGGCAAGGATGAGCACATCAGCTTCAAACCCGCCAAGCCCTATCAATAACCGTTCGTGAGTGAGGATCGATGCTCAGCTCAAGGACTCCCTGATCCGCTGCAGAGCCTGCTCCACATTTTCCCGGGAATTGAAGGCCGAGAGCCGTATATAGCCGGCGCCGCAGCGGCCGAATCCTGAGCCGGGGGTGCAGACCACCCCGGCCTGTTCCAGAAGACGATCAAAAAACTGCCAGGAGTCGGTGCGGCTGTCGATCCAGATATAGGGAGAGTGGTCGCCGCCTACGCAATCGTATCCCAGAGCAGTGATCTCCGAGCGGATCAGCGCCGCGTTTCCCATGTAGTAATCAACCAGTGTGGCCGCCTGTTTTTTGCCTTCGTCCGTATAGAGAGCGGCTGCCGCTCGTTGCACGGGATAGGAAACGCCGTTGAACTTGGTGCTATGGCGCCGGTTCCACAGCGGATGGACCGGTTGTTCGTTGCCCTGGTGATCGAAGGCACGGCAGTCCTTGGGCACCACCGTGTAAGCACAGCGTGTGCCGGTAAAGCCGCCGCTTTTAGAAAAACTGCGGAACTCAATGGCAACCTCCCGGGCACCCGGGAGTTCATAGATGGATTTGGGCAGCGCCGGATCTCTGATAAACGCCTCGTAGGCAGCATCGAACAGGATCAACGCCTTGTTTTGCCGAGCATAGTCGACCCAGACCTGCAAGGCCTCACGGGAGATGGTGGAACCGGTCGGGTTGTTGGGAAAGCAGAGGTAAATCAAGTCGACGGGGGTCTGGGGCAGGTCCGGGATGAACTGATTGTCCTTGCGGGACTCCAGGTAGACGATGCCATCATACCGTCCGTCGCGGTAGACGCCGGTTCGCCCGGCCATGACGTTGGTGTCCAGATACACCGGATAGACCGGGTCGGGGATGGCGATGACGATGTCGGTTCCGAAGATTTCCTGGATGTTGCCGGTATCACATTTCGCCCCATCGCTGATGAAAATCTCGTCGGCCGCAATGTCTGCTCCGCGAGCCTGAAAATCCTGGGCGGCAATCGCCTCGCGCAGAAACGGATAGCCCTGTTCCGGCCCGTAACCGCGAAAAGTCTCCTCTTTGCCCATCTCCTCAACCGCCTGGTGGAAGGCTTGGATGCAGGCGGGCGGCAGCGGCTTGGTCACATCTCCGATACCCAGCTTGATGATGCGCTGATCCGGGTGATTCTGCTGGTAGGTAGCGACTCGCCTGGC encodes the following:
- a CDS encoding sigma-54-dependent transcriptional regulator, translating into MKPLHKVIFIDDEKHIRLANTQTLELADLQVHSYETAEDALPLVDYDWPGVIVCDIRLPGMDGLQFMATVRTIDPDLPVILITGHGDISTAVKAMRDGAYDFIEKPYSSERMVKTVQRALEKRGLTLENRVLRRELEAHSAPGPRIIGKTPEMEALRATIAQIADTGADVLILGETGTGKELVARSLHEQSRRRSKNFVALNCGAVSDSLIESELFGHEAGAFTDAREQRVGKFEYANGGTLFLDEIESMPLRVQVHLLRTLQERTVERLGSNRSILLDLRVVAAAKSDLKLLARQEKFREDLYYRLSVVRLRLPPLRDRREDIPLLFRHFVLVAAHRYQQEAPLPDNSQINALMAYSWPGNVRELRNVAERYVLLGAQHGWQVERLMSGGPIQGDARSLAQQVERFERSLIEQALSASNGSIKKTMDILSIPRKTLSDKMRKYGLDKSDFKD
- a CDS encoding TRAP transporter substrate-binding protein; this encodes MLAIGSAFAAPITIKFAHVVAENTPKGQAANKFRDLVAERMGDKVVVEVFPNSQLFGDDTVLEAMALGDVQLAAPSLSKFDRYTKSLQLYDLPFLFNDMAAAERFQQSEVGNELLMSMADKGLIGLGYIHNGLKQISAHKPLRVPEDAKGLKFRIQASNVLAAQFDALGAMPLKKPFSEVFTLLQTKAIDGQENTWSNMYSQKFFEVQPYITESDHGLIDYLVVTSTEFWEGLPEDLRPEIKKALDDGIAFGNDVAAEKENSDKQRIIDSGRSEVITLTPEQRALWVEAMKPVWQKFEEEIGKDLIDAAYAANQQ
- a CDS encoding TRAP transporter small permease — protein: MFLRVLSKIEEGIIAFFLVSMTLLVFIDVVMRFGFSKAWIWSQELTLHLCAWMVLFGASYCLKLGAHIGMDAFVKLFPRLGRKIFTAIGCVLSLVYCGLIIYGAWIYLGKMKKLGISLEDLRFIPTWVAHSILLIGFVFLGIRLLTLLWSVAFGSTEVFRDSDEAQESMEIVEQLRGEEGKA
- a CDS encoding TRAP transporter large permease produces the protein MTTAALFIILFACMLIGMPIALALGLSSITTILFFSNDSLASISLKLLEAMSKHYTLLAIPFFILSSAFLSTGGVAKRIIRFATSLVGHIKGGVAMASVVACMIFAAVSGSSPATVAAIGSICIGGMIKIGYPQSFGAGVIGTAGTLGILIPPSIVMLVYSAATEVSAARMFMAGFLPGLFVGLVLMIVIYVYAHIRKLPSLPFAGFKEIFLSGWSALGGLMLIIIVLGSIYGGIASPTEAAAVSAVYAFGVACFGYRDMGPMKKQPWFKPGESYPTALIRNTWQMTTALPRCVFDKDVNKVLMDASRVSIMLLFIIANAMLFAHVLTTERIPHHIASIIVELGLSPWMFLVVVNLLLLAAGNFMEPSAILLIMAPILFPIALQLGIDPIHLGIVMVVNMEIGMLTPPVGLNLFVLSGITGNSMGWAIRAALPWLLIMLLCLIVITYVPQISLFLPEYIDKLKGF
- a CDS encoding universal stress protein, translated to MLPEFKTILYASDLGEHTRPVFRTAQSLARKYEANIIMVHVVEPMTATVQAVVETYLTEVDAKKVFQDNMRSVLQTMKARLKKFCDEELKSQNLQEIRVKEMLVISGRPSEEIIKAAQKHKADLIVMGKSTRRIFGTDIVGSTARRVPRYSTIPVVIVPNN
- the ispH gene encoding 4-hydroxy-3-methylbut-2-enyl diphosphate reductase, which gives rise to MDVVLASPRGFCAGVVRAIETVKLTLQVQGAPVYVLHEIVHNRHVIAELEQLGARFVKNLGDIPQGASCIFSAHGVSAETERKAAALGLQTIDATCPIVTGIHRLVEKYYGQGYDVVIIGHHGHPEVVGTAGRVERRVHVVASEEEARELVVADPDRVAYVTQTTLSQYDVAAIRSILVQRFPGIKGPAQSNICYATQNRQDAVRQLAERADVIFVVGSKNSSNSNRLQEVASGAGSRSYLIDDRDDLQADWLIGAQTVGITAGASAPERLVEGVLDWLGEQAIIISVSEFFGKDEHISFKPAKPYQ
- a CDS encoding LL-diaminopimelate aminotransferase — translated: MITINEHYKKLQASYLFSDIARRVATYQQNHPDQRIIKLGIGDVTKPLPPACIQAFHQAVEEMGKEETFRGYGPEQGYPFLREAIAAQDFQARGADIAADEIFISDGAKCDTGNIQEIFGTDIVIAIPDPVYPVYLDTNVMAGRTGVYRDGRYDGIVYLESRKDNQFIPDLPQTPVDLIYLCFPNNPTGSTISREALQVWVDYARQNKALILFDAAYEAFIRDPALPKSIYELPGAREVAIEFRSFSKSGGFTGTRCAYTVVPKDCRAFDHQGNEQPVHPLWNRRHSTKFNGVSYPVQRAAAALYTDEGKKQAATLVDYYMGNAALIRSEITALGYDCVGGDHSPYIWIDSRTDSWQFFDRLLEQAGVVCTPGSGFGRCGAGYIRLSAFNSRENVEQALQRIRESLS